From the genome of Rhinatrema bivittatum chromosome 11, aRhiBiv1.1, whole genome shotgun sequence:
ttttttttttttttttgtcaattgtAGATGCAAATGTATTGCTCTTAGGCTTCTTAGCTATGGTCATCTCTATATGCCCTCACTCTCTCAGCTCTCTACAGTGGCAGGTTGTGAGAGAAGATGTAAAAGTAGAGAGAGACTTCTTGTGGCAACCCTCGCCCATAGACCCGAGGGGTGGATGTAGGCAGCCATTCCTCCTAGTAGCACTTTGTTAGGTGAAAAATAACACAGCCGTGGCGTGAATGTGAAGAGATGATGAGTCACTGGAATTAAAGTTCACTGTTAATGTATCTTGTGCCACAGTCTAATTTTTCTGTTGTCATATGCGCAGCCAGGAATTGGGAAAAGGGTCTCAAGCTGCTGGGGTGACATTACTTCTCCAGCTGTGCACTATAGAGGGAACCTCTACAGAGTAATTTAATGTAGATTGcctgctcactttttttttttaatttgcacttctctatgcatgagagagaaagtgagagtggATGGATGTGGCTTGAGTGTGGCCTTAGCTGGTTCATGACCACCTAAAAGACTGGTTATAATATTTCCAtgatacattttatatatatatatatttatttatttatttatttttttgtcactATTTCTCCTACAGTGGTAAGAAACTGTGCCCAGTGTGCGCAGAATACCCTTTGCGAGCCAGCTGGGGATTTCTTCTGGTGCATTTGTAAAGAGGACTATGAGGGAGATGGGCTGAATTGTACCCTGAAGAGCCTCTGCACTGACTCCAGCTGCTGCCCATCTGGTTACTTCTGGAATAATGTTGGTCAATGCTGCTCAAAACCAGACCTCTGCTCCAATCCCAACATCAACCACTGTGACCCCAGGGAGAGGTGCACCCAGATATTTGGTCATTACACGTGTTCTGGACCGGTCCGAAATAACAGCATCCTAGCAAATTGTAATGGGcagacctgctcctcaggggAAGACTGTAGATACCTGCCGAATGGCAGCATTGGCTGCGTGGATCCATGCATGCACCATGAGGAGCTGGAGGAGAACTGGAGAGCTGATAATTACAGAGCAGGGGCCATGCTGCATGAGGATTACAATCTCCATGGCTGGTATCACTTCGCCGGGGAAAGCGGCAGCAAGATGCTGGAGAGTTGTCAGAGTTCATTCTTCTGTGGGACAGGGAGCCCCATTACCCTGCAGGCCCCGCATCCCCCTCCAGAGCATGGCATTGTACTTATGGACGGGGTCACTGGCAGCAGGTGCTCCTCCATAGCGCAGATCTATGTGAAAGCCTGCCCTGAGAACTTCTTTGTTTACAAGTTCATGGGGTTGTACTACCCTGGGTCTGGTTACTGCACCGGTAAGGGCTCATTTCTAGTCATGAGTGCCTGCAAGGGAAGAGAGAATGGTGCACTTAGGTGCTTCTCAGGGAATCCTAGGGGAAGAAGAAATGCCCTAAGAATACATACGGCTCCGGGTCATCAGGGTGAGACTGAAGCAGCCCTGGTTTGGCTTGATTGCACCTATGCTTACCCCGAGATTAGGATAGACTGGCGGAGGGAGGTGAAACTTGGAGAGTTCCACCTGTGCAGTCTATGGATTTGTAATTCTGATTTCTCCAAGTTCATAGATGCAATGACCAGGTGCCACGTGGTAACTGTAATATTATCTACTTCTCTTTGCCAGACAGGATAAGGGTTAGAAATCTAGGTCTGATTATGAATGAAGTTCATGGAAGCCACAGCACCCACAGAAACTGGTTCTGAACGGATTGGAAGGCCAAAAGTGCAGGAGGGaactgcaggggggagggggagggaacagcCAGAAAACAAAACTCTTTTGCTTTGTCCCATTTCAGATCATTCTTCGTTGCCAGTCCCAACTTGCTGCTCCCCCTGTGCACAGGATGAAGAATGCAGAGTTGTGGACCACACCTGGGACTGCCACTGTAAAGAGGTCGCAGACGCCCCTTCAGGTACCAGGCAAAAGTGCTGTTGGAGTTCCAGCACCACTCAGGCCAACAGGCTGGGGCATGGATCACTAAAGGTTCAGGACAGGGCAATCATTTGTAATCCTCTGTGTGAACGACCCAGTGAAGGCGAATCTTCCACCGTGCATTGCACATTCTGCAAAACCGCAATGAAGGGTTTAGAAAAATCAGCATGTGGTGAGCTTGTGACCCAGGAGTTCACGGAAAACGCATGGTCAGGATGTGCCTTCTCGTTCGCTGGTTCAATCTCGGCCCTGTCCTAACCGGTCTGGcattcaggatagccacaatggcTATGCATAagattaatttgcatatattggagccccagtgcatgcaaatccatctcgtATATATTCATTTCGGGTATTCTGGTTAGACGTGTCTCCCAGAATAGGGTTGAGAACTATTGCTCTAGCCTGAAGCAATGTGATGTGAAAGTGAAGGTACATGGTTACTAAATTACATTCTGAATGCTTGTTAATGtacagcggcggattcccgaggacgaccggcccggggattcgccgcccaggagatgccccgtggtctgccgagcacagctctgtcacggccacgctcggcagaccacgtgactagcgccaccggcccaccgggggatgcccaatcccccaataggccaatccacccctgttcATGTACCTTCATAAACAGTGATTCAGAGTCATCACTTTGAGTAAGTTTTACCTAGTCCTGGTTTTCTCATTTCTGTTCCAGCATAATCTGGATTTTGTGCTGTTTTTACTAAGAAATGCAAGATTATAAATTCCTGAAATCTTTGGAATAAGGATTAGAGAAGAAATTAGGGCTGGGTGAAGCAAGACTGACCAAAAAGCCCTTGTAAAAAgagaggttttggtttttttgctggCATTCATTACAATGCTTACTTTTCTATCCCTTCAAAATGTTCTTCTAGGCCAATTCGCTTCAATAAGACACAAATGTATGCTCTACATTCCTTCCTAAAATGTCCCCTGATGGGGCTTTCAGAAGTGAGGAAATGCCCTAGCGTTCGTGGGGTCCCTCTGGTCACCTTAACCTAACTGACTCTGCTTCTCCTGGGCTCTTGAATTGGCAGATACATCCCAGTTGACATCTGGGGTGACCTGTGGAGATGCCGCCCTGACGGTGACTCTGAGCAAGTGTCTCCTGGAGAGGCTGGGGCTTCGCAGCCACCTGGCCAACCCAGCTGGACCAGACTGCGCCGGTCACAGGGAAGTGGTGAACGGCACCAGCACAATCAGGATCACCTGGAAGACCGGCGAATGTGGGACTCGTGTAATGGTGAGCTGCTGACTCCGTACATAGCATGGACAGCCCCGTTCTGGGCCACCGTGCAAACCACGAAGTCaataaagaacataagagcatgccatactgggtcggagcAAGGGCCCAACAAATGCTGCTGGGGGTGATGGAGAAGCAGAGGGTTACAGGCACAGGCCCTTCTGTGGCATGCCTCTCAATGTATGcattttagatatttatttaaacatttctagTCCATAAAATGCAATAACATCGTTCAGTGCGGATTGCAATAAAAATATTCCTTTGCAAGGGTGAGATTTTGCACAATTCTGGTCCTCCCGTTGCATTCTGATCCTTGTAGGATTATtccagaacagaaaaaaaaggtcTACAGTGAGCAACAGCTGTTGGAATTAGCTGCTCAGAACTGCCATCAGGTCTCACTAACGATGACCCTGGGTGCATTGATGTGTGGGATCAGCCACCCTATAGTTCTGTGGACCGCTCCTGTCATGCCATAGTACTTACCATCCATCCACAGGCCccttgggggaggaggggtcGGAAAGGTTGCTTTCCAAGATCTAGGAACCTGAGAATGGGGCAGAGCTTTGCCCCAGTCAGGTTTCTGCTGCCTCACACCTGGGAAATGTTAACTTAAAGAAATGCAATTTTTGTTCTGGgcgggaggagagagaaagcatggccAGACCTGGTGCAGCCTAATTTTCTGCCTTTCCTTCTCCAGAGAAAAAATGAAACCCATGTCACATTCTCAAATACCCTTTACTTAACCTCTACCCGCGGCTCCCCTGCGAGCAGCAAGGAGATCCCCCTCTCCTGTGACTACCCCTTTAACATGCAGTATGATGTGGAGCTTTCTTCGAATCCTGTGCAGAGGTACATTGTGTGTGCATGAAATATTTTATGTATATGGTTGTTTTTCTATAACGAGAACACATTTCAAAGCCGTTGTGCAAGTCAATAGTAATTTACACTTTGTGGCAAAAAGGGTGTGCATTGTCCCACAGCGGATGCATTTTTAGCCAAATTTGAGGGAGGAATTCCCAGGAGggaattggggagggggtggtatCATGTTTTGGGTGGGATTGGAAAATAATGTGCGTCAATTGTATTTTTAATACAGTCCACGCCTCCTTTCCCCTTGAAATCTGGTGCCAAGGTTGCAGGGGAAAATCATCCAAACACTTTGCAGAAAAGCACAGTTTGAAAAGTGCCCCAGTGTGTTTGTGTTATATGTCACATGCTGTATACGTtttgtagtgctatagaaatgataaatgGTCATGTATGCTAAATATGTGAGTGATAGATGTATGCTTTATTCTATGTGTGTTTCCTATTTTATGTGTTGTATGTTTTATCATGTGGTATATTCTAAATGTCTGTGTGCTATATATTTTTTACGGTGTATGTTATATATTGTATGTGTGATATGTTACATATTGCACATGTATATATGCAATATCatggaggcaatttttaaaatgtatgcagggCTTGCTTGCTTTCCTTGTACCTGTGGGCCTGCAAGTTCAGTTTTAAAGGGAGAAGACCCATgaagattccctttgaaaattcaagggCTCCTGCTTTACAAAACGAAACCCCCATGTGTTGTCTGTCAGGTCTGCCCTCCCCCTGCTCCTGGCAGTGCCCCTTTATGATGCCCAAGAGggcaagggcaattttcagcttcCAATTCCACCCAGGTCACTGCTTGGTTACCCTTGTAAGATGATTGGAAACTTGGAATATGCTTTTATTCCTCACTGCTTGTCTTCATATGCCTCTAATCCAAGCAGAGGTTtcctggggaagggagggggtatcACGTTATTTCttattggggctttttttttttttttttagctgttctACAGAGCTGTAACTTTACCCCTTTCTACCCTATCTCTGTCCCTGTGCTCGTCATGGAACCAACAGCAGCGTGACTGTAGGAGATGCCACCGTGACGCTGGCCCTGTTTAAGAATGACACCTTTACTGACCCCTATGAGGAGGGCGAGCTCCTGGTGCGCAGTGACATGCCGGTTTACGTGGGGGTGTACATCCAAAACGGCATGTGGAGGAAGGATGCTGTGGTGATGAAGAACTGTTACAGCACTCCGTCTGCCAACCCTGGCGAAATGACAAAACATTTCTACATTCAGGACCGGTAAGAGCAGTGCATTCCCCAGCCAAATTTCTGGATTTTACTGTGATGCTAGACTTCAAAACATAATTTGCAATTCTTCTCTTATTTAAAGTTATGTCTTTAAGCATCTGCCCTTTGTGGTCTTGGAGGTTTTAACAGTCATTCCAGGGTGAAACTTAAACTGTTTGTCATAGGTTTCTTGGGAGGGGTAGAGGGTGTGAAAGCCTCCATGGGAGAAGGGTCTGTTTCTGGTTTCTCAATAGACAGGGAGAAGTTAAACATCTGTTCTTCACTTCTCTAGGCAGAAGAGGTGATGGATCTACCCATGATTTCACTGTGGCTTCAGTGTGAGGGAAGTGGTGGGATTGGTTCACTCTGAGTAGAACTGATTGAGTAGCAGAGGTTTCCTTACCTAGTCCAACACGAAGCTCCCCTCCTCCAGCTACTCTGGCTCCTCACGCCCCATCCCCTCATTTCTTTTATCTGCTGCTTCCCTACCTGTTCTTACCACTACCCTCACTATCAGgttgatgcaatatagtgcgctcagccaagcaaaTGGCTTTACACATGATtggaccagtggcgtagccatgggtgggcctgtaTGGGCCTGACACTGGAGCTGCAAGGCCATCGTGGGATTGTATCCCTGCAACAGCGAAGAAGAAGGCCAGAGTAGCAGGGCCATCACAGGATCCCATCCATGTGACAGCGGAAATAGGAATAGGGCTATGCCTAATGAAaaggtccagtgtgtgtgtgggtgaaaatgggagcctaAAGGGGTGTGTGTGCAGGGAGTAAGAATGGGaacatgggtgtgtatgtggattagaatggaagcctgggtgtgtgtttgtgtaggtgagaatgggagccttggggtggatgtgtgtgtggattagatgggagcttgtgtgtgtgtgtgtgtgtgtgtgtgtgtggggattagaatgggagcctgtgtgtatgtttgtgtgggtgagaatgagagcctgggggtgtgtggtggtggattagaatgggagcctgggtgtatgtttgtatgggtgagaatgggagcctggtgtggatgtgtgtgtggattagaatgggagcctgtgtgtatgtttgtgtgggtgagaatgagagcctgggggtgtgtgggggtggattagaatgggagcctgggtgtatgtttgtatgggtgagaatgggagcctggtgtggatgtgtgtgtggattagactgggaacctgtgtgtatgtttgtgtgggtgagaatgggagccggggggtgtgtggggtggattagaatgggagcctgggggtgtgtgggggtggattagaatgggagcctggtgtGCATCTGtctaggtgagaatgggagcctgggtgtatgtctttgtgtgtataagaatgggaacctgggtgtgcaattgtgtatgtgagaatgggagccaaggagtgagagcatgtgtttgtggtAGAGCATTTGAAAgcgagagtttgtgtgtgtgtgtgtatatggtagAGCATAttagagtgagagcgtgtgtgtgtgtgtatagaatgTAAGCGTGAGAGCGTGTGTGTTGGGGGAGTATAtgagagtgaaagcttgtgtgtgtgtgtgtgtgtatggtagagcatgtgagagtaggagagtgtgtgtgtgagggaaggagggaggaaagaagacaataggagaagaaacagaacaagaagagagaccctaaaaaggaattaggaaatgaccaaCAAGGGCaaagtggggaaaaaagaaactggggccaactgattagaaaaatacaaagatcagacaacaaagaaaaaaaaatattttgagattttagcaatttgaatatgccatctttggaaatgtgcatttcttatttttgtattttgcaagacttcagtattccactgttcagagtctggtttctcaggctttctattttggttttgtttgcatatttctgtttctaatttgtagtctcttattagGTAAGGGTAGGCCTCTATTTTGCCTGTGTGGGTGTGACTGAGGGGCAGTATTTCGGATTTCCcccagtgtgtagtttctctgtaggagtccagcctgttctgttattcccgtaggtgatgtattaatgttctagggcctggtgtagtatttgcattgctgctttttcataaggttgctgttatttgagtcctgagagtcagtgctgggACTGTagggtatggcaaggttctagacgcctcttttttttgcaggagtttgtgttacttcacaaaatgtttagcagtggagggatattttttgctgaggtgacaccagaatttgaattttttttttttatgttggttttaatatgaattgtcctagctctgctttgCACCTATTCTAATGATTAATGcatttttattgtagttatgataatgtctggctttctgcaaagaggattcatgaaagaatacattgatttttgttttattacatgatttgttggatctgtttgttttctttgcttttttcataatatacttgtgcatttacaaactgcaataaatatcaaataaattaatactgattaataaggaatttttaatgctggtaagtgcttgaaagaATTgagataaaatgttttaaaatttcttgcatgatgcataatggctgttgcaaactacttagaaagttATTGTAAGGTGttagtatatggcattatttatcaataagaatacaactaatAGGTCTCGGGCCTGCACGCCTACagcccatccatgttaaccttgtgcccgcccaaaaaatcagttctgggcTGCCACCGGATCGGGCGCACGTTTTAGATGTGCATCCGTTactcccgatgcaatatttatttatttatttatttcacatttttctataccgagcttcatggttgaataccatatcagatcggtttacatcgaacgagggatagaaacttgtaacaaaaaaaaaaaaaaaacggaacaataagttataatcagaaagagagcaagaaagttacattgaacaaggactataaacttggaggctttacagcttggaagtaaatagagtaaaaaaggcccgagtagggccataacttaaaatcaaaagtcataagatagtttaattgcggaggtattggataagaggcatctcacaaagaaggcatggttccatggctcgtgagtaggatggtagattattgtgtgtctgaaggatccaagaaggctagtcggaacagccaagtcttaagtttttttttaaaagttagtaggcatgattccaacctgagttctgcaggaaggctattccaaatgtttggacctgctagagaaaaggctcggaccctggtcgaaactaggcgaatggttttggttggagggggttgtaactctcctttgtggatttctctaatcggtctgttggatgtatggagtttgaggggaaattcaaggtcaagatgaaaatagttatggatggacttgtgtatcagggtgagagatttgtgaaggactctgtagtagactggtaaccagtgaaggttttggagaattggtgtaatatgatctcttcggttggtactggttaaaattctggcaacagcattctgtatcatttgaagaggtttggtggttgagctgggtaggccagtgagaagagcgctgcaataatctatttttgaaaatattagggattgcagaacagttctaaagtcgtggagatataggagaggtttgagtcttctcaacacctgtagtctgtggaaacaatctttggtagtcGAATTGATCATAGTCTTTAGATTAAGGCGGTTGTCtagaattactcccagatctcttacttgagtatgGGTGAGTTGGAGACTGTGATGGGTTTGTGGAGGatggatgtctgggttggaagagataaatagtaattcagtcttagcggagttgaggaccaaatttagattATTGAGGAGATTGTTTATAGATTGAAGGCAAGTTTTCCAAAGTGAGAGAGCTTTAGtaatggattctgtaatggggagcagaatctgaacatcgtcagcatagatgtaatggatgagattgagacttgttaacagatgacaaagggggaggaggtaaatattgaaaagggtgggagaaagggaggatccttgaggcacgccaagagaagaatttgtcgatggtgattctttgttgttgatcctgaccctgaagcttctgttatcaaggaaggacttgaaccagctgaagactgagcCAGTTATGCCAATATCAGATAAacgatccaggaggatggtgtggttgaccgtgtcgaaggctgctgaaatgtctagaaggattagaagaaatgagtgtcctttgtccattcccataataatatggtctgttagtgagatgagcagggtttctgtattgagtgatttgcggaaaccatattgggaaggggaaagaatattgtgttcttctaagtaatctgatagctgggtattgactactttttctgtaattttggctaggaatggaagattagagattggacGGAAATTAGCAAGAATgctagggtctagattgtgttttttcaagaggggtttaagggaagcatTTTTTAGGCTATCTGGGTACAGACCTTGAGTTAGGCAGCAATTTATGATGTTAGTCAGAGGTTTTGAGATTGTGTCTGGGATGAGTAGCAATAATTTGGAGGGTATGTTATCtgttgggtggctggatggtttctgcctttttaaaatggtttcGATTTCTTTAGTGGAAGTTAATTCAAAGTTGTCGAATTTAGTATCCTTGAGTATGTGGTTGGAGGAGCTTGAATCAGGAGGGTTGGTCTTAGTTGGAAGAAGTGCTATAGTGTTTGAAATTTTCTGCTGAAAGAACAGGGCTAACTcatttgccttggattgagcaTGATCATCTGGTATTGATGGAGGAATTGGCTTTGTGATTTGTgatacatatgaaaataaagcCTTTGCATCATATTGTAGGTCATGGATTTTATTAGCGTAGTATTGTTTTTTTGATTTTAGGATGGATGATCTGTAAAAATGTAAAGTTCCTTTGTATGATGAAAGAGTAGACGGTGAAGGGActttgcgccatctgttttctttgtggcgtagatcttgttttatccgtttgagttcgctggtgaaccaaggttggttACCTTTTTTTGCTGGGTTGATTAATTTCGAGGTTGATGGGCAAAGATTGTTTGCTACCCTTTCCGTGATCTTATGCCAGGATAGCACAGCTGAATTGGGGTTAGATGTGTCTAGGTTTGTGAGTTCCTTGGTGAGCTGCTCGCTGAGAATTTCTGAAGCACAAGATTTCCTGAAGTAAATGGTGGAGAGGTGTTGATCAGTGGAAGATTGTATCTTGGTGGATAGGGTTGTAGTtatcaggaaatggtctgaccagggaatgggggTACATGTAGGATCAATAGAGCAGAGGAAATtagcattaatgaaaataagatccaatgtgtgtcctgctctgtgagttGGATTGTTGATAATCTGGGTGAATCCCATAGCGTTAAGGGCGGTGAGGAATGCTTCACAATTGGATGAGTGTGGAGAGGCATCaaagtgtaagttaaaatctcccaaaattATGGTAGGAAaatctgtgttgatgtgtttcaCGATGGTTTCTATAAGGGGTGAGGAGTCTGCTTCCAGGATTCCTGGGGGAGCGTAGACTAGTAGAATTTGAAAGTGATTCGATTTAAAAAatccaatttaaatttaaaatcgaTTTAAAAAATTCGATTTAAAAAATCCAAGTGCGTATCCAAGGGGATacgcacgtccaaaacgcacgtccacaCCATCACGAAGCTAATGGTGCTCATCTACATGTAAAacacatgtagatgaggctattagctaatccctgcaAGTCAGAAAATTCCCACGCGCCCATTGCAATGCGGCAAACTTTATGTCAGCCCAGGGCTGGTGTAAGGgctcatgggggggaggggaaatcctGCTTCCTGTGATTCCTGCTCTTAGTATCATCGGGATACTAAgagggaggaaccacagaaagcagatccaggttaaaaagaaaaagtcttAAAAATTCTGGGCGCCCAATGTTTATGGCCAGGCCTATCCcgcgctgacagccacctctcccgggcccCCGATGCTgagggaggcgctagggacgcacagaTTTCCTTCTGTCCCAAACAGGCTCACATTCTGGTGAGCGCTGCCTCCTCGCTTTCTGTAGGAGAGCGAGGAGGCTGAACTCCCCCTAATTTAGCCCCGGCTCTCCTCGAACTGGTAATCCGCGGTGCtcttctcccacctccccctgatctgattgcctgcctgcctgcccactGCAGGTGCCCAAATGGAGCGGACCCATCGGTTACTGTGACAGACAACGGAAAGTCGCACCAGGCGGGCT
Proteins encoded in this window:
- the LOC115100567 gene encoding uromodulin-like, whose protein sequence is MARVQEAEKRGTGTAGRISPSRVALPAAAPRDLEAIKMALFVGLLLIGSLIPTGLACDGYASVVRNCAQCAQNTLCEPAGDFFWCICKEDYEGDGLNCTLKSLCTDSSCCPSGYFWNNVGQCCSKPDLCSNPNINHCDPRERCTQIFGHYTCSGPVRNNSILANCNGQTCSSGEDCRYLPNGSIGCVDPCMHHEELEENWRADNYRAGAMLHEDYNLHGWYHFAGESGSKMLESCQSSFFCGTGSPITLQAPHPPPEHGIVLMDGVTGSRCSSIAQIYVKACPENFFVYKFMGLYYPGSGYCTDHSSLPVPTCCSPCAQDEECRVVDHTWDCHCKEVADAPSDTSQLTSGVTCGDAALTVTLSKCLLERLGLRSHLANPAGPDCAGHREVVNGTSTIRITWKTGECGTRVMRKNETHVTFSNTLYLTSTRGSPASSKEIPLSCDYPFNMQYDVELSSNPVQSSVTVGDATVTLALFKNDTFTDPYEEGELLVRSDMPVYVGVYIQNGMWRKDAVVMKNCYSTPSANPGEMTKHFYIQDRCPNGADPSVTVTDNGKSHQAGFAGILFAQNSDEDSAFLHCAVQLCTPTRGESCVPICPPRSPTIDFTNLLTIGPIQRTDATGIVPNVTCDLDGIVVSVSWSAVQELGYDTIVLPSYQDPQCIGSPEGSNQDTITVRTPFLNGECGVQFSGSREAVNVLSTVRLAHLVSGEVANPDKRIPFSCAIPLHKLRMSHIYMESKGNESAAEMSVYLDTNFTILYPQQGALALHPREKLYVKVKLTGASEPDVTVELRTCYATPSLEDDTRILLIQDGTPVPGPIHCEIIENRNSNQARFAFTTFEFMNGQDCIYLHCSILQSMKSSGEYYLNRVRRSAPENTGEESWQLSYGPIW